The following is a genomic window from Amycolatopsis sp. BJA-103.
TTTCAGCAGCACCGCGACCACGCCGTTGCCGCCGACCGTGCCGTCCGCGTTCGCGTCGAAGGCCCGGCAGGCACCGGTCGGCGACAGGATCCCGCCTTCGTACGGCCGGTAGCCGGAATCCTGCGGCAGATGGATCGCCGCCGCTCCGGCCAAAGCCAGGTCGGCGTCCCCGGTGAGGAGCGCCTGCCCGGCCAGATGCACCGCGACCAGCCCGGTCGAACACGCAGTCTGCACCCCGATCGCGGGTCCCGACAGTCCCAGCCGGTACGCCACCCGGCTGGCCAGGAAGTCGGGTTCCGACCCCATCGCGGCCTGCATCGCGGCCAACTCGTCCGCGGCGGGCGGGCGCCCGTTCTCCCGTGCGCGCCGCTGGTGGCCGTAAAGCTGCATGCCCGCTCCGGCGAACACGCCGATCCTGGTGCCTGCACCGGTCGCCGCGTACCCGCCGAGTTCGAGCGCCTCGTGGCAGCACTCCAGGAACAAGCGGTGCGCCGGGTCGGTCAGGGCCGCCTCGTGCGGGCTCATCCCGAAGAACTCCGCGTCGAACGAGTCCACGTCGTCGAGCACGCCCCCGACCGGAACCACCCCCGGCTCCACCGGGTGGGCGAAGGTCCGCACACTGCACACACCGTCGCGCAGGTTGGCCCAGAACGAGGCGAGGTCCGGCGCACCGGGCAACCGCGCCGCGATGCCGATGATCGCGATCCGGTCTTCGGACGCCGGGGTCTCCGGTGCGGCGGGGCGCGGCCGCCGGGCGGCGCCTGCCAGGCTGCCGGCGAGGGCGGCGGGGGTCGGGTACTCGAACACCGCGGTCGGCGACACCTCACGGCGCAGTCGCCCGCTGAGGGTCGAGGCCAACTTGACCACGGACACCGAGGTCAGGCCCGCCTCATAGAACGGTGTCGCCGGATCGACGTCGTGGCCGAGTATCTCCCGGACAGCCGACAAGACCGTGGACTCGACGTCGGCGGGCGCGGTGCCCGCCTGCCCGAGTTCCCCGGCGGTCAGCCGTCGTCGCAGCTCGGCCCGCTGAACCTTGCCGCCGCCCGTCCGCGGAAAGGATGCGGGCGCGACCAGGACGACCCGGGTCACCGTCAGCCGCAACCGGGTGAACACCGCCTGGCGCACCGCCGTCGCGACCGCGTCGAACTCGGCCGCGGGTGCCGTGCTGGCCAGCAGGACGATCAAATCCTCCGTACCGGTTTCCGCGTTGGGAACGCCCACCGCGGCCACCTCACCCGCGCGGGCACCGCCCGCCGCGCAGACGACTTCCTCGATCTCGTGGCAGAAATGGTTCTGTCCATTGAGGATGATCAGATCCTTGGCGCGCCCGGTGATCACCACCTGCCCGTGCGCCAGAAAGGCGAGATCGCCTGTGTCCAGCCAGCCCGGCTCGGGGAACGCGGCGCGATTCGCCGCTTCGTCGTGCAGGTAGCCGGGCGTGACGCGCGCCGAGCGCAGCTGCAGCCTGCCGATCTCACGCTCGCGCAGCAGCTCGCCCCGGTCGTCCACCACCCGCACACTCGCCCCCGGCGCGGGCGGCCCGACCGCCACGAAAGTGCTGTACTCGTGCTCTTCCGCGGATTCGGGGGCGTGGCGTAGTTCGCCGCCGAGGCTGGACTTCAGGACACGGTGCACGCTTTCCGGCGTACCGAGCCTTCCGAAGGTGATCGCGGTGACCGTCTCCGTCATGCCCCACACCGGCATGATGGTGGTCTCCTCGATGCCGAACGGGGCGGTGCGTTCGAGAAAACGCGCCAGCACCGGTAGCTGGATTTGTTCCCCGCCACAGAGCAGCGTCCGGACCGCGGACAGGTCCAGGTCGCGGGTGTTCTCGGACAACGCCGAGGCAACCTGGGCGAAGCCGAACATCGGCGCCCAGCTGTGTGCGACCCGGTACTCCGCGAGCAGATCCATCCAGGTGCCCGGCCGGGCGAGGACCAGTTCGGTCGGGACGTGCACGTTGGTCACCCCGGCGAACACTTCGAGCACGTGGTAGATCAGCAAAGCGCCACTGTGGTCGATCGGAAGCCAGTTCAGTGTGGTGTCACCGGCCCGCAGGCCGAGCGATCTGCGGGCTCCTGCCGCGAATTCCAGCAGGCCGCGATGCGTCAGGGGGATTCCCTTCGCCGCGCCGGTGCTCCCGGAAGACAGCATCACGAGCGCCGGATCGGCCAGGCTTGGCCGGTGCACGTCGAGTTCGGGCAGCGCGCTCATCGGCTCCGTCGGGACCCGCGCGGTCCGCAAGCCGGGCAAGCCGGGGTCCGCGTCCGCGACGAGCACGAGGGGATCGTGCAGCAGGTTCGCCACGTGCCGGACCCGTCGCCGTAACGCGTCGTCCCCTGTCGCGCCCGCGATCGGCACCGGCAGCGCACCACCGAGTACGCATCCCCAGAAGAGGGGGAAGAACTCGGCGAGCGGCAGTCCGGAAAGCACGACCGGGTCGCCGGGGCCGACTCCGAGATCCCGCAGCCGTGCCTGGACCGCGCTCGCCCTGGCCAAGAGTTCCGGATAGGGACAGCGATCCGGCCTGCCCGCCGAATCCAGGGTCACCACCGCGTGGCCGGGTGCGCCGGCCGCGGCGTTCCGCAACGCCTGCGCGAGATCCACCCGCTCGCCGTCACCCAGGTCGAGTGGTTCTCCGTGAACCAGCGCTTCCCCCATTACGACCCCTTCTTCGATACCTGACGGCCTCGTATGCGCAGCAAGACGATTCCCGCCACGAGAACCGGAAGACAGTGGTAGGCCGCGACCACGACCGGCGGAGACGCCACCTCGAGCACCAGCCCGCAGGTGGCCATCCCGGCGGCGAAACCCGCCGTCTCCGCGGTGGCCGACAGGCCGAACAACCGGGCACGCTCCGCCTCCGGCGCGGCCTGCAGCCTGCTGAGATACGCGACCTCGGTGAGCCCGTCGGCGAGGCCGGCGACGAACAGCACCGCCACCAGCACCGGAACCGGCAGCCCGGTGAACGCGACCACGAAGGCCACGGACATGAGCACGGTCCCCGCCGCGAACACCCGCTCGTCGAGCCGGACCCCGCCTCCGCGATCCATCCTGCGCACCACCCACTGCACCGCGATGCTGCCGATGGCCCACGCGGTCCAGAACCAGCTCATGAACGCGTACGGCGCGCCCGGCCACTCCGTACCCGCGTGGATCGGGAGCGCCACGTTGTGCGACGCCGACCCGAAGGCGTCCGAGCCACGGATCAGCACCAGGGCGAGGACGGCCAGCGGCAGTCCCGCCAGTGCCGGCGACCTCGGACCGGTGGACGGCACACTGCCTTCGTCCTGGCCGGATACGTTGGTACGCAAGGGAAGAATCCACAACACCGCCGCGGACACCAAGAACGACGCGGCGTTGACCAAGAACGCGGCCTCGAACCCGCCTGCCAGGACCACGACGGGTGCCGACGCATAGCCCAGCACCGTTCCCAGTGACCGCCCCGCGACCAGCCGGCCGTTCGCCCGGACCCGGTGCTCCTGACCCACCATCGCGGGCACGCTCGTCCGCAGCGACACCGAGAAGACCGTGTTGCCGACACCGAGCACGGCGGCGGCCACCATCAGCCCGCCGAGCCCCGCCGCCCGCCCGGCGATGCCGAGCACGATCATCGCCGTCGCCTGTGCGAGATCCGCGCAGACCATCAGCCGCCGTCGATCGAAGCGCGCGGCCAGCTTCCCGGCCAGCACTCCGGACAGGAGGCCGGAACCGACGCGGACGGCCATCACCGCCCCGAGGCCGACCGGCCCGCCGGTCACCTCCAGGGTGAACAGGCTCAGCGCGATCAGGTTGAGAAAGGTCCCGAACGACGACACCGAGTACGCCACGAGGAACGCCCAGAACGCGGCGCTCCCGGCGTCGGCCGTCCTGGTACGAAAGACGAGCATCGAAGCCTCTGATCGTTTGCCCGAACCGGTCCGGCGCGGCCTTGTCCTCCGGCGGAATTCACCGGGGAACAGCGAGGTCAGCCCGTTTCGGCCGCGAGGGAAGAAAGCCGGCCGGAAAATGCGGACGCGGCGGGCCCGTTCCGGGCCTGAGGTCACGGTGTCCCGGCGGATCGCCGGGCGCGGAATGGAATTTCACGGTTCGGGTCGAATCCGGTTTTCAGCATGTCAAGCCCCCAAAGCCGACTCACCCGCCCAGCGGCGGGTGATTGCCAATAATGCTGCCTTTTCATGAGTACCATCGCACGTCGGCCCGGGCAAGGATTCGTCCCTGATGCGCAATACGAGCCGATGGCATCTCGGGCCCGTCATCGAAATCGGCATTCCGATCGCCGCCCGCGCGGTCGGACATTTTCCGACAGAGCCGGAGCCCTTCAGTCCAGCTGGCGGTCTTCGCGCGTCTTTTTGGTGAGTGACCTGCCGACGTAGATCAGCCCGCCGGTCAGGACCACGATGTCGTCGAAGTAGACCGGGTCGGGCAACAGGTCGAACGGGAACACCGTGTAGGCCAGGGAAAGCCAGTAGGCGACCTTGGTCGGTACCGGCGTGTCCGGCTGATGCACCTGACGGTGTTTCCGGACCAGCTTGACCAAGAGGAACAGCGCGACCAGGACGAAGACGATGATCAGCACGACGGCCACGACACCGAGCGTCGTCCACAGAGACTCCACGCGACCCTCTCTCACCACGACGACAACCGAGCACGGCACCACCACGGTAGTGCACCGGCTCACCCGGCCGCCGGCTCACCGGGATTGGCGAGTTCATAGCGCGAGGTGGCGCCGGTTTTCCGCATGGAGTGGGCGATGTGTTGTTCGACCGTGCGAATCGACAGGCCCAGCCGGGTGGCGATCTGGGCGTTGGTGCGGCCGGCGCAGGCGAGCTGGGCGACCTCGGTCTCGCGCGGGGAGAGCGTGGAGCCGTAGCTCGGCCGCCCGCGGCGCCGGGGCTTGCGGGTGTCGAGTGTCTCCTGGGTGCGGCGCTCGGACACCGTGGCTCCCAGGGAACCGAAGATCCCGACGGCGACGGAGAGGTCATCGGTGTCCTGCCGCAGTTCGGTGTGGAGGTATCGGTCACGCCACACGTGTGTCGTCGCGATCCAGTACGGGCGGCCCACGTCGGTGAAGGAGTCCAGTGCGGTGTCGTAGCGGTTCAGCACGTCGTCGGGCGCACCGTGTCCCAGGTCGAGGTCTATCGCTTTGCCGAGGGCGAGGCTGGCCATCGCCGCGGGCGCGTCCTTGCCTTCGAGCCCGGTCTCCATGGCCGAGAGCAGCTCCGGGATCTGGTCGCGGTGTCCGGCGTTGTGCAGTAGTTCGACGGCGATGGGCGCGATTTCACTGGCCCATACCCAGATGCCGGTGTCGTGGATGACCCGCAACGCGGCGTCGAGTTCTCGTAGCGCCGCGGTTTTGGCTCCGCGGTGGTAGTGGTGACGGGCGAGCAGTGCCGCGGCGGTGGCGCCGACCGGCGGTGCGGCCGCCGCGCGGGGCCGGGCCGCGCTCACCTCCGAGAGCAGGGCGACCGCGGCCTGGTGGTCGCCGTGTTCCAGGGCGAGCGCTCCGGCGACGAGGCGGCATTCGGAGGCGACGAGGGGAAGCGAGTCGTACCGGTCGACGAGTGCTTCGGCGGTGATCCGGAGATCCCGCCAGTCGCCTCGTAACCAGTTCAGCAGCGCCGCCGCGACACGGAGTTGTTCGGACAGGTAGTCGGCCCCGAGCTGATGGGACCACGTGCGGCCGCGGGCGAGATAGCGCTTCGCGGCGGCGTAGTGGCCGAGCCAGCTGGTGCAGTCGGTGAGATTCAGGCAGCCGCGCATCCGCTGCCGGGCGAGGTGCGGGTCGTCGGTGTCGCCGGTGACGACTTCGGCGGCCTCCCACGCTTCGGGCGCGCCGATGGTCATCAGCGTGGTCAACCTGTTCACCTGGATGGTCGCGGCGGTCAGCGGATCGGGCAGGCAGGCCTGGCCGAGCCCGCCGTCGAGCCGCTCGAGCCAGCCGAGGTGCGTGTCGATGTGCCGGTGGCCGGTGTAGGGAATCGCGAGTGAGGACATCACTTTCAGCGCGAGGGGCGGATCGCTGTCCTTGAGCTCGTCGGCGGCCTTCTCCAGCTCCCGGTAACCGTCCTCGTGTTCTCCGGTCTGGCTGAGCAGGAGAATTCCCAGGTTGTTGCGTAACTCGCCCCGGGTGGCCGGTGGGAGGGGGACCTCGGAGAGGATTTCGCGGACCGTGGAGACGATCTGGTCGCAGTCGAGACCGTCGAAGGCCGCGCGGCTCAGGGTGGTCGCGAGATGGACGCGGTCGGGGTCGCTGAGGTCGGCATGACGAAGCAGCGCCCGGAGCAACCGGACGGCGGTGCTCCAGTCGCCTTCGCGCAGCGCGATGTCGGCGTGATGACGGCTGTACTCGAGCCAGTGGCCGGTGTCGCCCGCTTGGCGGAGGTGATGAGCGGTGAAGACCGGGTCGTGCGGCCGTAGTGACGCGGCCGCACGGTGAAGTCCGCGTCGCAGGACGGGAGACGTCGACTCGTGGACGGCGCGCCGGGCCAGTTCGCGGTGCCAGCCGTACCGGTTCGGCCGTGTTTCCCGCAGGATCCCGATCTCGATCGCCTCCGGGAGTGCGACGCTGATCGCGCCTCGCCCCAGACCGGACAGCGTGCGCAACTCGTCCTCGGTGGCTCCCTCCGCGCAAAGGGCGGCGGCGAGGAGCACGGCTCGCACGTCTTTGCCGCACAACCGCAGTCGCTCGGCGTGGACGTCGAATACCGCCCTGGGCAGGCGTCCGCTCTTCTCTCGTACGAGAGCGCTGATCGCGTACGGCAGCCCTTCGGCCGAGGGCAGTGAACGGCTCAGCGAAGGGGAAAGCGGGCTTCGACCGGAAAGGGTTTCGGCCAGTTCGGTGGCTCGTGACTCGTCGAGCGGTGCGAGTGAAAGCGTTTCGACGGGAAAACCCGGACCGGCCAAGTGGGTCAGCCGAGGGGAATCGCCGTGAGGCCGATAGGTGAGCACCATCGACAACGCCGATGATCGCCGTGTGCACAGATAGCGCAGAAAGGCGCGGGTGGCGGAATCGCTCCACTGAAGGTCGTCGAGCAGCAATATCGTCGGCACCTTCGATGAGAAGAGTGCGCGCAAAGCGCGGAAACAGCGGGCGAGATCGGCTCGGGGATCGGGTAGGGGCGGAAGAGCGGCAGGCAGCCGATCGGCGAGTTCGGGCAGCCGCGGAGCCAGCGCGCCCAGAACGGCATCGCCTTGGCGGGGAACAAGTCTCGGGTCGCTGAGCGCGGCCTCCAGCAGTGGCTCGAGGTCGCCGGAAAAGGGCGCGCACCGTCCTGAGAGGACGAGCCGGGATTCCGCTGTGTACCGCGCGCGCAGCCGCTCCTGCAGACGGGTCTTGCCGACTCCCAGTTCCCCTTCCACCAGCACGACCGCGGACGTGCGAGCGACCAGGCCGGCGATCGCCTCCTCCGCCCGTCCCGAGTCCATCCCGACACCGTAAGCACGGGCAAGAGGGTGGGCAACCACAGAAAGTCTGCCGATCCGGCTGCCGTTTTAGTGCGTGGAACGAGCCCTTTTCCTGCGTGCCGCCACGGATTGAAGTCACCGCCCGCACTGCGGATCGTCAGGTGCCGAGATGAACGGACGTTTCATCGAGGAGGTTCCCCACCATGATCCGAAGTTCCCGGACGAGAATCGCGGCCACGATCGCGCTCGCCGTGGCGGTCACCGCCGTGTCCACCCAAGGGTCGTCCGCGGCATCGCTGACCGCCTCCGCGGCGAACGAGAGCGTGCGTGCCTACCTGGTGCTGACCACTCCCGGCGGCATCGACGCCGTCACCAAGGCGGTCACCGACAACGGCGGGCAGGTCCGGGCGGGCTACGCGCCGATCGGTGTCGTCCTCGCGCATTCGGGTGCCGACGACTTCGCCGCGAAGATGCGGAAGGTCTCCGGTGTCCAGAAAGTCGGTGACACCCGCGCCGGTTACGACGTGCCCGTCGAAGGCACCCGCCCGGCGACCGCGGACCGGAACTCGGCCGCGCGCCGCTTCCTCGAACCCCAGCTGGGCAAGTCGATCGCCGCTCCCGCCGAGCCCGTCGACTGGAACATGCAGCAGATGGGCGCGGACAAGGCCTGGGCGATCAACCCGGGCAGCCGGAACGTCACCGTCGGCATCCTCGACACCGGCGTGCAGGGCACCCACGAGGACCTGCGGGACAACTTCGACGCCGCGAACTCGGTGTCCTGCCTCTACGGCAGGCCCGACACCAAACCCGGCGCGTGGGAACCCGATCCCGGTGCGCCCGCCGCCGGGCACGGTACCTCCGTCGCCGGAATCGTCGCGGCCGCGAAGAACGGCAAGGGCGTCGTCGGTGTCGCCCCGAACGTGCGGATCGCGGCGGTCAAGGTGATGGAACCGTCGGGGAACATGTTCCCGGAGAACGTGGTCTGCGGCCTGATGTGGTCGGCCGACCACGGTTTCGAGGTCACCAACAACAGCTACTACGTCGACCCGATCATGTTCAACAACCCCGGTGACCCCGACCAGGCCGCGGTGATCGAAGGCGTCCAGCGCGCCGTCGACTACGCCCGGGGCAAGGGCTCGGTCACCGTCGCGGCGGCGGGGAACTACTCGACCAACCTCGACAACGAGCCCGGCCTGTTCCTGCCCGGCGATCTGCCGAACGCCGTTTCGGTCACCGCCGACACGATCGACAAGAAGCTGGCGTACTACTCCAACTACGGCGTCGACACGGTCGAACTGACCGCTCCCGGCGGCGAAGGCTCCGCGATGGTCAACACCACCGCGCTGGGCGGCGGCTACACCACGTTCAACGGGACGTCCGCGTCTTCGCCGCACGCCGCCGGTGTCGTGGCCCTGCTGGCCTCGGCACATCCCCAAGCCACCCCCGACCAGCTGCGTACGATGCTGCTCACTCAGGCCATCGACACCCCCTGTCCGGCAGGGGACAGCCGCTGCACCGGCACCCCGGCGAAGAACTCGCACTTCGGTGAAGGCATCGCGAACGCCCTCGCCGCGGTGTCCGGCGGCACCAACCCCGAGCCGGAACCCGAGACTCCCGTCTACTCCACGGACTTCGAAACCGCGGGAGGCTGGAGCGTCAATCCCGCCGGCTCCGACACGGCGACCGCGGGCCGGTTCGAGGTGGCCGACCCCGCCGCGACGAACTTCAACTCGTTGACCATGCAGCGCGGTGACACCACCAGCGGCACACGCGCCCTCGTCACCGGCGCCGCGGCAGGCGCGGCGGTGGGGGACAACGACCTCGACGGCGGCGTCACCAGCGCGCTGTCCGCTCCGATCCAGTTGCCCGCCAACGGAAAGCTGTCCGTCTCCCTGTCGTGGTACCTCGGCTACCTGGCGAACTCAGCGGGCGCTGACTACCTCCGCGTCCGTGCCGTCACTGCTGAAGGCACGACCGTCCTGCTCGACAAGAAGACCGGTTCCGCCGACACCGCCGCGCAGTGGTCCACCGCGACCGCCGACCTGACCGCGCTGGCGGGCAAGACGATCCGGATTTCGGTCGAGGCCGCCGACTCCGCGGGCGGAAGCCTGGTCGAAGCGGGCGTGGACGACATCCGCATCACCCGCCGCTGACCGAGACCAGCGGGGTCCTCTCATCCCCGGGGACCCCGCTCCTTCCGCCCGCTCCCAGGAGACAACCATGCGCACACCCGCTCTCGCCGCGCTCCTCAGCGCAGCCACCCTCGCCCTGACCGCGCTACCGGCCGGGGCCGTGCTCCCCGCGCCACCGCCTGGTTCCCCGCCCGCCACGATGCTCGACGCGCTGTCCCGCGACCTCGGGATCAGCCATGACGCGGCCGCCTCGCGTCTTCTCGCGCAGGACGCGGCCGAAGAGATCAACCGCACCCTGCCCGCGTGGATCCGCGAACAGAGCCCCGGCTCGTGGCTCGACGAAGCGACCG
Proteins encoded in this region:
- a CDS encoding MFS transporter; this encodes MLVFRTRTADAGSAAFWAFLVAYSVSSFGTFLNLIALSLFTLEVTGGPVGLGAVMAVRVGSGLLSGVLAGKLAARFDRRRLMVCADLAQATAMIVLGIAGRAAGLGGLMVAAAVLGVGNTVFSVSLRTSVPAMVGQEHRVRANGRLVAGRSLGTVLGYASAPVVVLAGGFEAAFLVNAASFLVSAAVLWILPLRTNVSGQDEGSVPSTGPRSPALAGLPLAVLALVLIRGSDAFGSASHNVALPIHAGTEWPGAPYAFMSWFWTAWAIGSIAVQWVVRRMDRGGGVRLDERVFAAGTVLMSVAFVVAFTGLPVPVLVAVLFVAGLADGLTEVAYLSRLQAAPEAERARLFGLSATAETAGFAAGMATCGLVLEVASPPVVVAAYHCLPVLVAGIVLLRIRGRQVSKKGS
- a CDS encoding YkvA family protein, whose protein sequence is MESLWTTLGVVAVVLIIVFVLVALFLLVKLVRKHRQVHQPDTPVPTKVAYWLSLAYTVFPFDLLPDPVYFDDIVVLTGGLIYVGRSLTKKTREDRQLD
- a CDS encoding AAA family ATPase, coding for MDSGRAEEAIAGLVARTSAVVLVEGELGVGKTRLQERLRARYTAESRLVLSGRCAPFSGDLEPLLEAALSDPRLVPRQGDAVLGALAPRLPELADRLPAALPPLPDPRADLARCFRALRALFSSKVPTILLLDDLQWSDSATRAFLRYLCTRRSSALSMVLTYRPHGDSPRLTHLAGPGFPVETLSLAPLDESRATELAETLSGRSPLSPSLSRSLPSAEGLPYAISALVREKSGRLPRAVFDVHAERLRLCGKDVRAVLLAAALCAEGATEDELRTLSGLGRGAISVALPEAIEIGILRETRPNRYGWHRELARRAVHESTSPVLRRGLHRAAASLRPHDPVFTAHHLRQAGDTGHWLEYSRHHADIALREGDWSTAVRLLRALLRHADLSDPDRVHLATTLSRAAFDGLDCDQIVSTVREILSEVPLPPATRGELRNNLGILLLSQTGEHEDGYRELEKAADELKDSDPPLALKVMSSLAIPYTGHRHIDTHLGWLERLDGGLGQACLPDPLTAATIQVNRLTTLMTIGAPEAWEAAEVVTGDTDDPHLARQRMRGCLNLTDCTSWLGHYAAAKRYLARGRTWSHQLGADYLSEQLRVAAALLNWLRGDWRDLRITAEALVDRYDSLPLVASECRLVAGALALEHGDHQAAVALLSEVSAARPRAAAAPPVGATAAALLARHHYHRGAKTAALRELDAALRVIHDTGIWVWASEIAPIAVELLHNAGHRDQIPELLSAMETGLEGKDAPAAMASLALGKAIDLDLGHGAPDDVLNRYDTALDSFTDVGRPYWIATTHVWRDRYLHTELRQDTDDLSVAVGIFGSLGATVSERRTQETLDTRKPRRRGRPSYGSTLSPRETEVAQLACAGRTNAQIATRLGLSIRTVEQHIAHSMRKTGATSRYELANPGEPAAG
- a CDS encoding S8 family peptidase; the encoded protein is MIRSSRTRIAATIALAVAVTAVSTQGSSAASLTASAANESVRAYLVLTTPGGIDAVTKAVTDNGGQVRAGYAPIGVVLAHSGADDFAAKMRKVSGVQKVGDTRAGYDVPVEGTRPATADRNSAARRFLEPQLGKSIAAPAEPVDWNMQQMGADKAWAINPGSRNVTVGILDTGVQGTHEDLRDNFDAANSVSCLYGRPDTKPGAWEPDPGAPAAGHGTSVAGIVAAAKNGKGVVGVAPNVRIAAVKVMEPSGNMFPENVVCGLMWSADHGFEVTNNSYYVDPIMFNNPGDPDQAAVIEGVQRAVDYARGKGSVTVAAAGNYSTNLDNEPGLFLPGDLPNAVSVTADTIDKKLAYYSNYGVDTVELTAPGGEGSAMVNTTALGGGYTTFNGTSASSPHAAGVVALLASAHPQATPDQLRTMLLTQAIDTPCPAGDSRCTGTPAKNSHFGEGIANALAAVSGGTNPEPEPETPVYSTDFETAGGWSVNPAGSDTATAGRFEVADPAATNFNSLTMQRGDTTSGTRALVTGAAAGAAVGDNDLDGGVTSALSAPIQLPANGKLSVSLSWYLGYLANSAGADYLRVRAVTAEGTTVLLDKKTGSADTAAQWSTATADLTALAGKTIRISVEAADSAGGSLVEAGVDDIRITRR